DNA from Mugil cephalus isolate CIBA_MC_2020 chromosome 5, CIBA_Mcephalus_1.1, whole genome shotgun sequence:
TTTACACCATTAATGACATTTTGCACATTAGTGCTTTTGGCACCAGTGTCATACAAAGGTGCATTGCCGTTACCGAGCCACATTTTCAAGTACACATTTTCAACAAAAGCTAGTACAAAAGCGAGAGTATAGGAGAGGGTAAGATCACAGGGCATTTTGCAGGCCTGTTGGCTTCTTGAAAAACCATTTCTTTCAGGCTCTTGCTTTGTTTATGGGAGCATTGTCATGTTAAAATAATGGTCTATGGGGCCAGCAGTCTACAGTACCACTATATACAACAGCAATGAAGCAGGGCTATATAGTGAGACAAAGGAGTTGCGCTGGTATCTTCTCCAAAAAGTAGGGGAAACTAGTAGGGCTAAAAAGGTGACGGACCTGCAGGGAACAACCGCAATTGTAGGTTTAGTGGGCAATTGgaaagtctgtttttgttgtgtgacgctgcacttgtgttttttgttgttatcttTTTAGTGTGTTAGCATGAATGTTAGCGCTATAATGTACTCCATCCGACACAAATAACGACGCTCTCTTCTCCGGTGCTAGAACCAGCGCGACGATGGGCGGTGACTCAAGGAGACAGGTCGgtaaaatgaaaccaaaaaactcgctgctgctggttttacCGTGAGCGGTCTGCCCTCACCGACACGACTGAAGGCCTGAGAGGTTCATCTCCTGCTCCATGAAGTTTACCGGCGCTCCTTACAgtggcagatttgtgaatgAAGTACCAATGTAAACAAcctttgactgaaaaaaaatggcGCCTAgaacacaggtcttcaacaggggatgcatgaggtactgcagggggggtcgcaaaatgtttggttgattagacatttctatgtatatatatatatttaaatttttccccataaatttaaatttcttcaaatacacatgaattcaacataaaaaatatatatttgaatagtttaacaCTGAATGCAAGATGATAAGTTAAAGTTAAGAAAAAGTGCACAAACGTAAAACATTAGTTTCTTTAAGAACATTAATAGAccattacttttcttttaaaatctccAATACATGAGCTATGAGAACAACTGGATTAGGGTATTCTTAAATATCTGATCATACAACTTATGATAttaattatctcattatctcttAGGCTCTAGGACATGCCAGGGAGTCCAGGCTTCACGTTGGATTTACGCTCAGTTTAAAGCTAAGCAGACGCCTTGCAGGAGGCATTCAATACTAATAGAGAAAGGTTTGTGTCCTCCAGCACTTTGAgctcctctaatctcttattcATGTATTCAAGGTTGGAGCCCGATGATATGGAGTACAGGATGAAGAGGTGGGCAAAAAAGAGAGATAGGTTGaagtgagaagaaaaaggaTGGGAGGAGTGGAGCCCAGATTCCCTCTCATCCTTCGATGAACCTATCATTTAATCatacagaggagaagaaaggctcGGGTCCTGGAGCTCCACAGAGTCCAGCATCAAAGGGAACCCTCATCTGATCCGTACTGTATGTCGTTTGAATGTACCACCGCAGCCAGGGCATTAAAGTGAGGCCTCAATAACATGTGGCCCAAGACAGCTCAGATCAGAAGAGGTTAATCAGTTTCAGATGAGTACCCCACAACCGGGAGTATTTTTCTGACCACACGAATATCTCATTTACAATGCTGAGCAAACATAGATCTTGCTGGTGTTGTGTGATTGTATTTTTAAACCATGCGTTCACATTGTCAGTCACTGAATTCATTAAAAGGCTGCTAAAGCTGTGCCATTTACTCACACGGCAAAGAATACGCTGCAGAAGAATAATAGAGCCCCGAGATAGTGAGACATGAcgcacccacccacacacacatttaaatacacacatacctAATGTTACTGACCTACCAAAACAGGATGAAGGCTAATTAATTTGTGTCACTGAAAGGTTAAGTACATAGTGTCtctcccatttttatttttaagttatcAGCTATTGCCCCAAGACTATAAGCTCACCTCTATATTCATTGTGCATAAACCCACATGCATACTGTAAATAGACTGATTGATACTCTGCGTACAAacctacacacatgcacagattcTTCTAGCGCAGACAAAGCCGTTGAAATATGCAGGGAAGCTTTTCTGTTCAGCCGAGGAGAGAGGATAGAATAAGTGCATTCACAGTTCATTATGTAACGGTTTTGCATGTGacgcagacgcacacaaatGCACGTGGACTGCTTTTGAATTTGTCACGGTGCGCTGTCAGAGAACTTTAATTTTATTGGTGCAACATGCTGAACATGAAAGGCATCTCCCTGATGTTATGGATGCAACAAGAAAAGAATAGCATGAATAATgcactatgaaaaaaaaaatgaaaaaaagcctTGGTATAGTAGACTTTTAAGTTAAGATTTGGGACGCATCTTATGTTTTCAACTAAGCTCTAAAGATCAGGAGCGGCAAACGTGTCTAAACGTGTGTCGCTCGTAAACTGAGCCTGTAATGGGTTAACATGCTGCAGTTAGATAAGGAAGTAGGAGGGGACTCCAATGTCACAGTAGAAAGAGAAAGcgaaagacagaaggaagacTGACGTATCTTTGTTTAGCGCCACTCAAAGGTTCAGAAAAGCCTTCATAGAGCaggtaaagtttatttttaagttcacagttttgtcttttatgtggttttatttctggcATTTTACTTTCAAAAGGAGACTAAATTAACTCTATACTCTTTCGTTTCTCTTCACCCTCTCCACCCTAGACATGGCCTCTGTCACGAGTCTAATGGCTGAGGAAAATTTGCtctgttccatctgtctgggtGTGTTCACTAAACCTGTGTCGATACCCTGTGGGCACAACTTCTGTCTCGACTGCATCACAGGCTACTGGGACACTCTTAACGGTTTGTTCCAGTGCCCACTGTGCAAGGAGGAGTTTTGCACCAGACCAATGCTTCGGgttaacattttcattaatGAGATAGCAGCAAAGTTCAAGAAAACTGTTAAAGAAAAGCCTTCCTGTACTCCCAAGACAGCATGTGAAGAAAATGTGCTCTGTAGTATGTGCACTGGGGCACAGCTCCCAGCCTTGAAGTCCTGCTTAGTGTGTTTTATGTCCTACTGTGAAACACACCTTgagcctcatcagagaatcCCGGCCttgaagaaacacaagctgATTGAACCAGTTAAGAACCTGGAGAGCAGGATATGCAAGGATCACCACGAACCTTTGGAGCTGTTTTGTAGGGTGGATCAAATGTTTCTATGCGAGTCCTGTAAAGGCagtcacaataaaacacataagCTGGTGACTCTAGAGGAGGAGGCTCAAAAGAGGAAGACCCAGCTGGAATCAGAAAAGAATGACTCGGACAAGATGATTCAGGCACGTCAGCAGAAAATTCTTGAGATTCAAAATTCAATGAAGGCCAGTGAAGATAATGCAGAGAAGGCACTGTCTTACAGCAAGCAGGGGATGACAGCTCTGGTGGACTACATTAAGAGAAGCCAAGGTGAGCTGACTGAGGTCATTGAgatgaagcagagaaaaaataaaatggagggAGAAGGTATCATTAAAGAAATACAGGAAGAAAGTATGCAAATGAAGAAGACAAACCTGAAGCTTAATGATATTTTACTAATCAACGACCCCTTCGCATTTGTCGAGACGGCTCTTTCTCTTGACATTACCATGCCCCAGGTAAAGGACTGGTCTGATGTGTCTCTTCAAGTTGACCAGTCTACAATTCAGGGGGCCATAGCCAAGCTGGAGAGAACAATCACAACCGAAATACAGTTTCTGTGTGATCCCAGCTTTAAAGAAAAGCAGCGGCATGCCGTAGACGTGACACTGGATCCCGACACCGCGAACCCCAACCTGTATGTTTCTGAAGATGGAAAGCAAGTCACACATGGAAACCAAAAGCGGCGCATTGTGGACAAGCCAGAGAGGTTTGATCATGTCCTTAATGTTTTGGCGAAGGAGGGTTTCTCTTCAGGACAATCTTACTATGAAGTCCAGATAAAAGGCAAAACACACTGGGATTTAGGAGTCGCGAACCAGTCCATCAACAGGAAGGGCGACATCAGACTGAGCCCGAAGAACGGATACTGGACAATTTGGCTGAGGAAAGGAAATGAGTTTACAGCCAACACAGGCCCCGCTATAAATCTCAGCGTGAGGGAGGTACCTCAGAAGGTTGGGGTGTTCGTTGATTATGATGAAGGTGAGGTTTCCTTTTATGATGTGGACGCTAGGGCTCAAATCTTCTCCTTCACTGGGTGCAACTTCACAGAGACGATCTTCCCGTTCTTCAGCCCCTGTGCTAATGATGGAGGTAAAAATGCCGCACCCCTGATCATCACTCCTGTTGAATATCAAGCTAAACATCTGTGAGAAGGACATTTTGAGGGGAAGGACTTTATGGGAAACCCAACAGTGGAACACTGGAAGAGTTTTATGTGTGCTTCCTTTAGTTTCTCCCATCTATCAGTGTCACAAGCTGTAGATCTCCTAGTACTCATGTGGCCACCATTCTTCATAAATGTGCAGCGAGATAAAAAGGATTTCTCCACAAATTATAATAACAAACTGAATAACAAACGTTATTCAGTTAAAAGCAAGTTAATGAATGGATCCGCCACGTACCGCCATGGCCATTAATTAAAATTTATCCTGATGCTGAGAAACTAGGCACGATAGCGTAAGTATATAACATCAACGTCAGTTGATGAATGTGTGAATTATTTTTCGCATTATCTAATGATCACAACACACTTTGCAATCCAGAAACTAAAATTAGCATGAGTTACAAAGCATCAATTAACAgcaacattttacacatttaaaatcagtGCCAAAATAATATGCAAAATATCTGATGATCTATTAGTTAATACCAATTAAGTAATCATTGTCTACtgttaaaataacacatttttaacgATGTTTATTTGAGCTctgaaaatgtgtattttttattttgttgttaatgATCTGATCGCAGACCTCCGTCTGTGTGCACCGTTCACCGTAATGTACTCTACTCACACTGGATAGTGTTAAAGTTTctgtagtttatatatatatatttttttttattgataaaaaataaatcaagttgCCAATCAAGTTGCATGCAGTGTTTACTTTGATTTCTTTATCTTGCCACAAACTCGATTAACATTCATGACAAGAAGTAATAATTCCCGCCAGCAGATACTGAATACTCTGAATTACTTCACTTAAAGTGCATCTGTCACTCTGCAGAACATAAACACAAGTTAGACCCTTTTGACAGTCTGAGATGTGAACACTGTGTTCTTTACGATTCTGTAGCCACCACTCACAAACAGTCCATAAAGGTTCTCCCTTAGTGGgatttcaaagacaaaaataatgttaatcCTGCTTTTCGCAAAGAGTGAGATTTTTAATGACATGACACACAATGTGCGATATGCTTTAAATGCCAAAGGGTAATAAAAGTATTGAAAGGTGCATtcaaaagacaagaaaatcaTACAAAAGAGTGGATCTGTTCATACTATATTGCTTTAATCTATAAAACTGAGTACACATTGCAAACCTTGAAACCATAATacatttgtgaaataaatacagtaaataaatatgaatgtagcagaaaacataaacattactctatttttcttctatttactcactctatatttctatttctaagAACTTTTGAATGATTGTCACAAAATGTcctcaaaaccacaaaaaaaaataaataaatgaataaaaataattcttgCTCATCTATTAAATATATCCTAAATGTAGAAGAGTAATCACACAAGAGTAAtgagcaaaatataaaaaattatgtTGATGACTAAATATAGTAGATATGCTCCGGTTTAATTCTGATACTGAAGACATATAAAAGATGCAGCTGCACCCATTAACTCTCAAGGTTCTTTCAAGCaaaatttcaaatgaaaagtCCTTCAGAGTGCACTGCAGCGCTGCTTCAGGAATaaggctgctgctgatgattTGTGGAGCTAACCATGAACACGTTGTGTTTACCAGCTACGGGTCACTCAGAGACTGAAGGTGTGGTCTTTgaacagcacagcagcagcagcttttttacCTGCTCATTCTGTTCGCTGGCTTTTGTTTTACCACAACGGCAGTGCAGAGAGAAGGCCATTCTTGGATGGCTGTGAAATGCTGATACCGGTGGAAAAAGGACAATTCAAGCAGTCTGTGCGCGGCCCTGAGGCGCTCTTTGTTATGCCTGTGCCTGTGTTAGGGCCTGTGTTGGCATCTTTGAAAACTCTGGTGGGAGAAGCGCaagagtgaaaaatgaaaagctacgTGATATTTCATTAATTACCTTCCTTTTATTAAATAACGTAGTTGCATTTATTAGTATCACTGGCTCCGGCAATAACTATTATATAATAACTGTTGCTGCTGTGTGCTTATCGAAAGTTATACTTTGAACAAATACTTTAAAACATCTGTAATTTCATATAAATATCCATAGCTTCATTGGGTACATTGGGTACAGCCCCGTCGATCCACATCccgttttaatttatttttttattgcatttcctTATGTATGTAGCCATAATATAACATATGCAATGACAACAAAGCTGAAATGAATGGAACACATCTCTTGTCATGCACATGCAACTACAGTGGCTACTAAAGTAATCAGAGGTGAAGTATTCGTGAAGCACTTAAGAACGCGTATGCTACCCGAAATATTAACAAACTGTATGTCCATCTCAATTTTAGTGAAGCCTTAAAGATGAGTGCTGTAGTCAGGCTGTGCTATTGTTTCAACTACAAGATATAAGCTGTTCGTTAGTTAGTTAGCATACTTTATTTATACTGCTAATAACTGGGTCTTGGTTAATTCTGATGCCACTGTTGAAGTTTGTTAAATCAGAATGAgcaagtaaatataaaaatatcagtgCACTGTGTGTGAGCGAGAGTGGATGAGGTCCTACTGCCGCACATGCCTTTTGTCCAACAGTATGTGTATCTAATGAAGTGCCAAATGTAATGAGATAAATCTATCCATTAGGGTCCCTTAGCAAGACTAAATCCACATTGCTGTTAATGAGTCTGTGCTCCATCAGTCGTCCTCGGAGAGCTGGAGGACCTGTGTAAGGCTGAAGATGACCTGGAGCCAGGCAGAGTCAGACCCTCTAAGCCAGTAAAATCTACAGCTCCAGCTGTTGCACTGCAGCCCTCTGTCATTTAGCCAGTCCTTCTGGGGGGAACTTCAACTTAGCAACCGGCAACAACTCATAGAGACGTGAGACATAGCCGGAGCAGGAAAACACTAATCATCTGTAATCACTGATCTGCCATTACTGGGCTATACTCATTAGCCTGATGGAACAATGCTCTGTAGAATTCTGTTGTTACTGGGTTATTATTAGCTTCCCAGTTGCTGCTGTGCAACAACATGCGTTCTCTACACACATGTTTAGCACAGCATGCTGTGCAACAACACGAGGCTTAGAGCACAGAGCTGAACCACTTACTCTAGAAACTGGATTTGCTGAAAAACTAAAAGGAGTTGCTTCAACAATGGAACTATAAAGTGAACACATCCGTGTACATCGATCACCGTCATGGCGACAGTCGATATGTATTGACCTTGCAAGATGAAAATGGGGGACAGAGATAAGGAAACATACACGATTAGAGAAAGCCTTTGTGAACCCTTATTTGCGCCATAGCAATGCTAAAGGTTTAGCGATGGTTAAAGGGATACTAAATAAGCTAAAACAAGGCATGTCTACAACAATGACTAACAACAACACtggcagcatttaaaaagacacCTGCCAGATGTAAGTATAACTGTCAGCGCAGCAAGGGTGCAATTCAGTTTATATGAAGAACTGCAGTGGGATTAAGCACACTGAAAGGACAATCATGATAAGACTCATCGAATTCCCTCTTCTATACTTTGAGTTTAAGGACAAGAGTCCAGAAAAGCTTTGTAGGCTAAAGGTGGGCAAAGGAAGTCATTCATCGAGTTCATTCGAGTTATAAACATTTTAGGTGAGAAAAATCTTTGGCCAAACAGAGTGGGCAGGTATCAAATTGAACTTTGAGGCAGTTCGGCACACCTGAGCCAAAAGACCATTGATGTGTTTGATGGACATATGAAACGTTTACCGCAAGGAAACACTGTCCACGGCTTTGGGTCATGACACCAAATCCACCAGGCTGACATCAGGCTTGGAGCTTTGGATGAACCCAGGTGGTGCAGGGGCAGCAGGCTGGTGGTGTTTTAAGGCTCTGCctgtttcacttatttttttggCATATGCCAAAGCAgattacctaggcaaccagtcTGACCTAAAATCCTGAGCATGCACGCTACCCTGCTTGCGACCGTCATTTCATAACATTGATGAAAATTCAGATTTGCATGTAAAAAATAGTTTCAAAGATGTACAGTGGTGCATCCATTCAACCTATGAACAACATAGTATGACATAGAGCGTGCAACAAAATGAAGGAGTTTCAGTTTTGGTAAAAAATCTAACATAAAACAAGCCCCACATCTACAACACAATTTAAAGgcaagctgtgtttttatgaccATGGGGCTGAGACTGAATTGACtgaacgcacaaa
Protein-coding regions in this window:
- the LOC125008194 gene encoding nuclear factor 7, brain-like, with product MASVTSLMAEENLLCSICLGVFTKPVSIPCGHNFCLDCITGYWDTLNGLFQCPLCKEEFCTRPMLRVNIFINEIAAKFKKTVKEKPSCTPKTACEENVLCSMCTGAQLPALKSCLVCFMSYCETHLEPHQRIPALKKHKLIEPVKNLESRICKDHHEPLELFCRVDQMFLCESCKGSHNKTHKLVTLEEEAQKRKTQLESEKNDSDKMIQARQQKILEIQNSMKASEDNAEKALSYSKQGMTALVDYIKRSQGELTEVIEMKQRKNKMEGEGIIKEIQEESMQMKKTNLKLNDILLINDPFAFVETALSLDITMPQVKDWSDVSLQVDQSTIQGAIAKLERTITTEIQFLCDPSFKEKQRHAVDVTLDPDTANPNLYVSEDGKQVTHGNQKRRIVDKPERFDHVLNVLAKEGFSSGQSYYEVQIKGKTHWDLGVANQSINRKGDIRLSPKNGYWTIWLRKGNEFTANTGPAINLSVREVPQKVGVFVDYDEGEVSFYDVDARAQIFSFTGCNFTETIFPFFSPCANDGGKNAAPLIITPVEYQAKHL